The following proteins are co-located in the Acidicapsa acidisoli genome:
- the rpmA gene encoding 50S ribosomal protein L27 translates to MAHKKGGGSSTNGRDSNAQRLGVKAFGGQVVTGGTIIVRQRGTPIKPGVNVGIGKDDTLFAKISGTVQFRDRGNKGRFAYVEPLAAE, encoded by the coding sequence ATGGCACACAAAAAAGGCGGCGGTAGTTCAACAAACGGACGCGACTCAAATGCCCAGCGGCTGGGCGTGAAGGCCTTCGGCGGCCAGGTTGTGACCGGCGGCACGATCATCGTTCGGCAGCGTGGAACACCGATCAAGCCGGGCGTGAATGTTGGCATCGGCAAGGACGATACGCTCTTCGCCAAGATCAGCGGAACAGTGCAATTCCGGGATCGCGGAAACAAGGGACGATTCGCGTACGTGGAACCCCTGGCTGCTGAGTAA
- the rplU gene encoding 50S ribosomal protein L21 yields the protein MYAVIRTGGKQYRVAPGDVVKIEKVETADSDVQTVEFSDVLAVSGEPGTIARPASAKVTAEVIGDGRHAKILVFHLKRKKQYKKLQGHRQAFTEVRIKTIEVDGVPYGAAV from the coding sequence ATGTACGCTGTGATTCGTACCGGTGGTAAGCAGTACCGGGTCGCCCCAGGCGATGTCGTCAAGATTGAAAAGGTAGAGACCGCGGATTCGGACGTCCAGACGGTCGAGTTTTCCGATGTGCTGGCAGTTTCCGGCGAGCCGGGTACGATTGCCAGGCCGGCGAGCGCGAAGGTTACGGCCGAGGTGATTGGCGACGGTCGCCATGCAAAGATCCTGGTCTTCCACCTGAAGCGGAAGAAGCAGTACAAGAAGCTGCAGGGACATCGACAGGCATTCACCGAGGTGCGTATCAAGACCATTGAGGTGGATGGCGTTCCCTACGGAGCAGCCGTCTAA
- a CDS encoding MFS transporter, with product MTTSPVATIEVQAPKPLSGASPEGTLLRVLAAVSFCHLLNDMIQSLLPSIYPILKSSFHLNFSQIGLITLTFQITASLLQPFIGHFTDRRPLPWSLPIGMSCTLVGLVLLAFAPTFTLLLIAASLFGVGSAIFHPESSRVARMASGGKHGFAQSFFQVGGNAGSAIGPLLAAFIILPQGQIGVLWFSLAAITAIAVLSWVGRWYKERLEHLQRRAAHPDHHHNLSRNQVGFALFILMMLVFSKYFYIASLTSYYTFYLISRFHVSVASSQLHLFLLFGAIAAGTLIGGPIGDKIGRKYVIWCSILGVLPFTLLLPYANLFWTGVLSVIIGVVIASAFSAILVYAQELVPGRVGMISGLFFGFAFGMGGIGAAVLGKIADMTSIVYVYQLCAYLPAIGLLTGFLPNIEPARDGKRS from the coding sequence ATGACCACTTCTCCTGTTGCAACCATTGAAGTTCAGGCTCCAAAACCCCTATCCGGCGCCTCGCCGGAGGGGACATTGCTACGCGTCCTCGCGGCAGTCAGCTTCTGCCATCTGCTCAACGACATGATCCAGTCGTTGTTGCCTTCTATTTACCCGATCCTGAAATCCTCATTTCATTTGAATTTCAGCCAGATCGGGCTGATTACCCTGACCTTCCAGATCACCGCATCGCTGTTGCAGCCCTTCATCGGCCACTTCACCGATCGCCGCCCTCTGCCCTGGTCGCTGCCCATCGGCATGTCCTGCACCCTGGTTGGACTGGTTTTGCTGGCCTTTGCGCCCACCTTCACGCTGCTGCTGATCGCCGCTTCGCTCTTCGGTGTTGGTTCCGCCATCTTCCATCCCGAGTCGTCGCGAGTGGCCCGCATGGCCTCGGGCGGCAAACACGGATTCGCACAGTCGTTCTTCCAGGTCGGCGGTAATGCCGGCTCGGCCATCGGCCCGCTGCTCGCTGCCTTCATCATCCTGCCCCAGGGACAAATCGGCGTCCTCTGGTTCTCGCTTGCCGCCATCACCGCAATCGCCGTCCTTAGCTGGGTAGGCCGCTGGTACAAGGAGCGCCTCGAACACCTGCAACGCCGCGCCGCTCATCCCGACCACCACCACAACCTCTCCAGAAATCAGGTGGGCTTCGCGCTTTTCATCCTGATGATGCTGGTCTTTTCCAAGTACTTCTATATCGCCAGCCTCACCAGCTATTACACCTTCTATCTCATCAGCCGCTTCCACGTCTCCGTTGCCAGCTCGCAACTGCATCTCTTCCTGCTGTTCGGAGCCATCGCCGCCGGCACGCTCATCGGCGGCCCGATCGGCGACAAGATCGGCCGCAAATACGTCATCTGGTGCTCGATCCTCGGCGTCCTGCCCTTCACCCTGCTGCTGCCCTACGCCAACCTCTTCTGGACCGGCGTTCTGAGCGTGATCATCGGCGTCGTCATCGCCTCAGCCTTCTCGGCGATCCTGGTCTACGCGCAGGAACTCGTTCCCGGCCGCGTCGGCATGATCTCCGGCCTGTTCTTCGGCTTCGCCTTCGGCATGGGCGGCATCGGCGCGGCAGTCCTCGGCAAAATCGCCGACATGACCAGCATCGTCTACGTCTACCAACTGTGCGCTTACCTGCCGGCCATCGGCCTGCTGACTGGCTTTCTGCCAAACATTGAGCCGGCCCGCGACGGGAAACGAAGCTGA
- a CDS encoding NYN domain-containing protein, with protein sequence MGRVAVFIDAGYFWVQSCHAVLGRPGKRSEVIVDYKSLRNSLLGAVGSQTNGVELLRVYWYDGPSQLGKGPDHQSIDELDDFKLRLGTRNMTGQQKAVDGLIIADMLNLTQSKAIDHAVLISGDADLTPGVTAAQAMGLRVHLIILEPKVATSPYLAAEADGKLYLTTDWIKSFAAQATVQAPIPGPVSPQPSVVTHSLPSVVPTTGSVTKSRLSCEEIARQTHASILQGPLASLLAPSLKGRVPLPPEIDRPLLYAGKLRLGKALTEDEKRDLRSAFKDLL encoded by the coding sequence ATGGGTAGAGTTGCGGTATTCATAGACGCGGGATATTTCTGGGTGCAATCATGCCACGCAGTCTTGGGCAGGCCGGGCAAAAGAAGTGAAGTCATCGTCGATTACAAAAGCCTCCGCAACAGCCTGCTGGGTGCGGTAGGCAGCCAGACAAATGGAGTCGAATTGCTCCGCGTCTACTGGTACGACGGTCCCTCCCAGCTCGGTAAGGGTCCGGATCACCAATCGATCGATGAGCTTGACGATTTTAAGCTCAGGCTTGGAACACGAAACATGACCGGGCAACAGAAGGCTGTGGATGGATTGATTATTGCCGACATGTTGAACCTTACCCAATCAAAGGCCATCGATCACGCGGTTCTGATAAGTGGGGATGCGGATCTGACACCGGGGGTGACGGCTGCACAAGCGATGGGCCTTCGCGTCCACCTCATTATTCTTGAGCCGAAGGTTGCGACCTCGCCCTATCTCGCTGCGGAAGCAGATGGAAAACTCTATCTCACAACAGATTGGATCAAGAGCTTTGCTGCTCAAGCAACGGTTCAGGCACCGATCCCCGGTCCTGTTAGTCCTCAACCATCTGTGGTGACCCACAGCCTGCCATCGGTAGTACCAACTACAGGGTCCGTGACCAAATCCCGCCTATCATGCGAGGAAATCGCCCGACAGACTCATGCAAGCATCCTCCAAGGTCCGTTAGCGTCTCTACTGGCCCCTTCATTAAAGGGCCGGGTTCCGCTGCCTCCGGAAATTGACCGTCCGCTTTTGTACGCAGGCAAGCTAAGGCTAGGCAAGGCCCTCACAGAGGACGAAAAGAGAGATTTGCGATCTGCCTTCAAAGATTTGCTCTGA
- a CDS encoding GNAT family N-acetyltransferase — MRAERSAGSWIDETPLESKCLVRSATAADMPDVTAIYAQFVAMSTATFETEVPDEWEMRRRRQAVLDRDLPYLVAELEGYIVGFCYASQFRPRQGYRFTVEDSIYVRPDCIGHGVGKALLGTLISECQAKGCHSMVACICGVNVPSVALHESLGFQQVGLLPEAGYKFGEWLRLLIMQRPLQ, encoded by the coding sequence ATGAGAGCTGAACGCAGCGCCGGCAGCTGGATCGACGAAACTCCCCTCGAATCGAAATGCCTGGTCCGTTCCGCAACGGCAGCCGACATGCCGGATGTCACAGCTATCTATGCCCAGTTCGTCGCAATGAGTACGGCGACATTCGAGACTGAAGTTCCGGATGAGTGGGAGATGCGGCGGAGGCGGCAGGCCGTTCTGGATCGCGATTTGCCGTACCTGGTGGCGGAGCTCGAGGGTTATATTGTGGGCTTTTGTTACGCCTCGCAGTTCCGGCCTCGCCAGGGTTATCGCTTTACGGTCGAAGACTCCATTTACGTGCGCCCCGACTGTATCGGCCATGGGGTCGGCAAGGCTCTTCTGGGCACGCTGATCTCGGAATGCCAGGCGAAAGGTTGCCACTCAATGGTGGCCTGTATCTGTGGGGTGAATGTGCCTTCGGTGGCGCTGCATGAATCGTTGGGATTTCAGCAGGTTGGTTTACTGCCGGAAGCAGGGTACAAATTCGGGGAATGGCTTCGCCTGTTGATCATGCAGCGTCCCTTGCAGTGA
- the rpmB gene encoding 50S ribosomal protein L28 — translation MAQVCDVCGKGPQFGNNISHAHNVTRRRWSPNLQAVHALVNGAAKRIRVCTNCIKSGKVAKA, via the coding sequence ATGGCACAGGTATGCGACGTTTGCGGCAAAGGCCCGCAGTTTGGCAATAACATCTCTCACGCCCACAACGTAACCCGGCGCCGCTGGAGCCCGAATCTCCAGGCCGTTCACGCTCTGGTCAACGGAGCAGCCAAGCGCATCCGCGTCTGCACCAACTGCATCAAGAGCGGCAAAGTCGCCAAGGCGTAG
- the msrB gene encoding peptide-methionine (R)-S-oxide reductase MsrB, translated as MSQTPDSAVSSTVPAKIEPRIERSDAEWRELLTPEQYHVLRQKGTERPFTGILTQNHETGEYMCAGCGAVLFGSDAKFDSGCGWPSFYIPADSKAIKEHEDLSYGMRRVEVTCARCGGHLGHVFPDGPKPTGLRYCINSASLSFEKK; from the coding sequence ATGAGCCAGACTCCTGATTCCGCAGTTTCCTCCACTGTCCCTGCAAAGATCGAACCAAGAATTGAACGGAGCGACGCCGAGTGGCGCGAACTGTTGACCCCCGAGCAATACCATGTCCTTCGCCAGAAGGGGACAGAACGACCCTTTACCGGGATCCTGACGCAAAATCACGAGACGGGCGAGTATATGTGCGCAGGCTGCGGAGCGGTGCTCTTCGGCAGCGACGCCAAATTTGACTCAGGCTGCGGATGGCCTAGCTTTTACATCCCGGCGGACTCGAAAGCGATCAAGGAGCACGAGGATCTGAGCTACGGGATGCGGCGCGTCGAAGTGACCTGTGCGCGCTGTGGCGGTCATCTGGGCCATGTCTTTCCGGATGGCCCGAAGCCGACCGGACTGCGTTATTGCATCAATTCCGCATCGCTGAGCTTCGAAAAGAAGTAA
- a CDS encoding CDP-alcohol phosphatidyltransferase family protein → MASTWTSAFGRACGWLLDRIVHGLSLTRISPNVLTFIGLIINIGAAFFFGHANATNAGRMFLYAGLVIIGAGIFDMVDGRVARRTNKVTVFGAFFDSVIDRYSDVVLFFGLIVYYARVNHFRYVVLVAFVMVTSLMVSYTRARAEALIGSCKVGFMERPERIVLIILGALFNHWGVMAPVLWVLAILSTITVINRITYTYTNTKHMAPLS, encoded by the coding sequence GTGGCATCTACCTGGACCAGCGCCTTTGGCCGCGCCTGCGGCTGGCTGCTCGACCGCATTGTTCACGGACTTTCGCTCACGCGTATTTCCCCCAATGTGCTTACCTTTATCGGTCTGATCATCAATATCGGAGCAGCGTTTTTCTTCGGTCATGCCAACGCCACCAACGCCGGACGGATGTTCCTCTACGCGGGGCTGGTGATCATCGGAGCCGGCATCTTTGACATGGTTGATGGCCGGGTCGCGCGGCGAACGAACAAGGTGACAGTTTTTGGTGCGTTTTTCGATTCCGTAATCGACCGCTATTCGGATGTAGTGCTATTTTTCGGGTTGATCGTCTACTACGCGCGGGTCAATCATTTTCGCTACGTGGTTCTGGTCGCGTTTGTCATGGTCACTTCGCTGATGGTGAGCTATACACGGGCTCGGGCAGAGGCGCTGATCGGGTCGTGCAAGGTGGGCTTCATGGAGCGGCCGGAGCGGATTGTGCTGATCATCCTTGGGGCGCTCTTCAACCACTGGGGCGTGATGGCTCCGGTGCTGTGGGTGCTGGCGATTCTGTCGACGATCACGGTGATCAACCGCATCACCTATACGTACACGAACACCAAGCATATGGCGCCGCTCAGTTAG